The following is a genomic window from Hydrogenobaculum sp. Y04AAS1.
GTTTGGTTTAGTTCTTTTTTGGTGCTTTTAAGAGCATGATAAGATGCACTTTCGTAAGCTTGGACTTTACCACCCATCCATATGGGTATTTGTAATGTCAGTTGGGTTTGGTAAAGCTGTGAAGTCCCGGGGTTGTTAAAGAAGTTCTGCATGGACTGGAAAGCGCCATCCACCATTTGGGGTGTAGTATATTGAGCTTGGAAAAATTGAGGAGGTGGCTGAGGAAATTGAAGGCTTCTTGTATCCATTTTGTTCATTATGCTCCAAGGGGCTATGTTGGTGCGGTTAAAAGATGTTTGTAGGCCAAGCCTTGGGAAAAGCATACCTTTTACGCTTTCTAACTCATATTCTTTTGATTTTACGTCGTATCTTTTGGCTTTTATGGCTAAGTTGTTTTGAAGTGCCTCTTTGATGGCATAGCCTATATTTATACTCTGGGCTAAGGATATATGGGCTATTCCCAAAAACGACAACCCAAATACCATATATCTAAATCTCATATCATCGCCTCCTAATCAAATAATTTAGCACGATTAATAACCTCTAACCACTATAATATAATATCATAAATTAAGATATAAATTAAGAATATAAGAATATTCTAATATATTTAAAATGATAAAAACCAATGATTAAGCATAGCCAAGCTTGTCCCTTATTACATCGAAAAAGCTTATATTGTCTAAACTTATTGTTTTACAAACGGTGTTTGAGCGCTTTATCAATACAACATCTTCTTTGGATATGTTAAAAAATTCCTGACCATCAAGGGTAAGATAAGCTTCTTTTGTTTTATCTCCTAGTTTTAGGCTTATAAAAGCATCAGAAGACAATACCATAGGTCTCACAGAGATTGTGTGCGGACATATGGGCGCTAGCAATATATTTTGAAGCTCAGGGGTAAGTATAGGACCACCGGCTGAAAGAGCATAAGCGGTAGAACCCGTTGGCGTTGATACTATGATACCATCCGCTCTTAAATTTGCTATCATGTGTTCTTGTTGGTAAACTTCTATATCTATAAGCCTTGAAAGATAAGACCTTGCCAACACAGCGTCGTTTAGGTATGCTCCTAAGTATCTATCGTTTAGATAAACATCTATCATCATCCTATCTATTACTTTGTATTTGCCTTCTATAATGAGTTTTAACATACGTATAGCATCTTGCTTTGGTATCTCCGTCAAAAATCCAAGCCTTCCTAAGTTTATACCCACCGTTGGTTTTTCAAAAGCCGAAAACCTTCTGGCTGCACTCAAAAATGTCCCATCTCCTCCAATTACCACAAGTATATCTGCATCTTCAATCTCCACCAGCTCTTGCCCTAAGGCTTTTAGCTCGCCTTCAATATACTTTGCAAACTCCTTCGCCGTTTTATCCTCTTTTACATAAAAACCAAATCTCATTGTATATTTATCATATCATGAGCTCTCATTCTACTTAGATGCCCGCAGGCAGCGGCTAGCTCTAAACCTTTACTCCATCTTATTGTGCAGGATATATCGTTTTTCAAAAGC
Proteins encoded in this region:
- a CDS encoding NAD(+)/NADH kinase; translation: MRFGFYVKEDKTAKEFAKYIEGELKALGQELVEIEDADILVVIGGDGTFLSAARRFSAFEKPTVGINLGRLGFLTEIPKQDAIRMLKLIIEGKYKVIDRMMIDVYLNDRYLGAYLNDAVLARSYLSRLIDIEVYQQEHMIANLRADGIIVSTPTGSTAYALSAGGPILTPELQNILLAPICPHTISVRPMVLSSDAFISLKLGDKTKEAYLTLDGQEFFNISKEDVVLIKRSNTVCKTISLDNISFFDVIRDKLGYA